From one Pseudomonas fluorescens genomic stretch:
- a CDS encoding sensor histidine kinase: MPMSFSLTQMILISAAYLLVLFGVAWVSERGMIPRSIIRHPLTYTLSLGVYASAWAFYGSVGLAYQYGYGFLACYLGVSGAFLLAPVLLYPILKITRTYQLSSLADLIAFRFRSTWAGALTTIFMLIGVLPLLALQIQAVADSISILTGEPVKARVAFAFCALITLFTIFFGSRHIATREKHEGLVFAIAFESVIKLLALGGIGLYALYGVFGGPHELEVWLLQNQTALAALHTPLQEGPWRTLLLVFFASAIVMPHMYHMAFTENLNPRSLVSASWGLPLFLLLMSLAVPLILWAGLKMGASTSPEYFTLGLGIAANNQALALLAYIGGLSASSGLIIVTTLALSGMALNHLVLPLYQPPAEGNIYRWLKWTRRALIVAIIAAGFGFYLTLGSQQDLANLGIVAFVATLQFLPGVLSVLYWPTANRRGFIAGLLAGILVWMVTMLLPLVGNLQGFYIPLLNMIYVLDDTSWHMAAIASLAANVLLFTLISLFTNASSEEVSAAEACAVDNVRRPQRRELHAASPQEFATQLAKPLGAKAAQKEVEQALRDLYLPFDERRPYALRRLRDRIEANLSGLMGPSVAQDMVETFLPYKSGNENYVTEDIHFIESRLEDYHSRLTGLAAELDALRRYHRQTLQELPMGVCSLAKDQEILMWNKAMEELTGIPAKRVVGSRLTTIADPWRGLLLGFINVPDEHLHKQRLGLDGQTRWLNLHKAAIDEPLAPGNSGLVLLVEDLTETQALEDKLVHSERLASIGRLAAGVAHEIGNPVTGIACLAQNLREEREEDGEITELSSQILEQTKRISRIVQSLMSFAHAGSHQHSDEPVCLAEVAQDAIGLLALNRRNFEVQFFNLCDPEHWVEGDPQRLAQVLINLLSNARDASPPGSAVRVKSEASEHTVDLIVEDEGSGIPKNIMDRLFEPFFTTKDPGEGTGLGLALVYSIVEEHYGQITIDSPADSQSQRGTRIRVTLPRHVVATSAVN; encoded by the coding sequence ATGCCGATGAGCTTTAGCCTGACCCAGATGATCCTGATCAGCGCCGCCTACCTGCTGGTGCTGTTCGGCGTGGCCTGGGTCAGCGAACGCGGGATGATCCCGCGCTCGATCATCCGCCACCCGCTGACCTACACCCTGTCGCTGGGCGTCTATGCCAGTGCCTGGGCCTTTTATGGCTCGGTGGGCCTGGCCTACCAGTACGGCTACGGCTTTCTCGCCTGTTACCTGGGGGTGTCCGGGGCCTTCTTGCTGGCGCCGGTACTGCTCTACCCGATCCTGAAGATCACCCGCACCTATCAATTGTCGTCGCTGGCCGACCTGATCGCCTTTCGCTTTCGCAGCACCTGGGCCGGGGCGCTGACCACGATATTCATGTTGATCGGCGTTCTGCCGCTGCTGGCGCTGCAGATCCAGGCGGTGGCCGATTCGATCAGCATTCTGACCGGCGAACCGGTCAAGGCACGGGTCGCCTTTGCCTTTTGTGCGCTGATCACCCTGTTCACCATCTTCTTCGGCTCGCGGCACATCGCCACCCGGGAGAAACATGAAGGCCTGGTGTTCGCCATTGCCTTCGAATCGGTCATCAAGCTGCTGGCCCTGGGTGGTATCGGCCTGTATGCGCTGTACGGCGTGTTTGGCGGCCCGCATGAGCTGGAAGTCTGGCTGCTGCAGAACCAGACCGCCCTCGCCGCCTTGCACACACCGTTGCAGGAAGGCCCGTGGCGCACGCTGCTACTGGTGTTCTTCGCCTCGGCCATCGTCATGCCGCACATGTATCACATGGCCTTTACCGAGAACCTCAACCCGCGCTCGCTGGTCAGCGCCAGCTGGGGCCTGCCGCTGTTCCTGCTGCTGATGAGCCTGGCCGTGCCGCTGATTCTCTGGGCCGGCCTGAAAATGGGCGCCAGCACCAGCCCGGAATACTTCACCCTGGGCCTGGGCATCGCGGCCAACAACCAGGCGCTGGCGCTATTGGCCTATATTGGCGGGTTATCGGCCTCCAGCGGGCTGATCATCGTCACCACCCTGGCGCTCTCGGGCATGGCCCTGAACCACCTGGTGCTGCCGCTGTACCAGCCACCGGCCGAGGGCAATATCTACCGCTGGCTGAAGTGGACCCGGCGGGCGCTGATCGTCGCCATCATCGCCGCCGGCTTCGGTTTCTACCTGACCCTGGGCAGCCAGCAGGACCTGGCCAACCTCGGTATCGTCGCCTTCGTTGCTACTTTGCAGTTCCTGCCTGGCGTGCTCTCGGTGCTGTACTGGCCGACCGCCAACCGCCGCGGCTTCATTGCCGGCCTGCTGGCGGGGATTCTGGTGTGGATGGTGACCATGCTGTTGCCGCTGGTGGGCAACCTGCAAGGCTTCTACATCCCGCTGCTGAACATGATCTATGTGCTCGACGACACTAGCTGGCACATGGCCGCGATCGCCTCGCTGGCAGCCAACGTGCTGCTGTTCACTCTGATCTCGCTGTTCACCAACGCCAGCAGTGAAGAAGTCAGCGCCGCCGAGGCTTGTGCGGTGGATAACGTGCGTCGCCCGCAGCGCCGCGAGCTGCACGCCGCCTCGCCCCAGGAGTTCGCCACGCAGTTGGCCAAGCCGCTGGGTGCCAAGGCTGCGCAGAAGGAAGTGGAACAGGCCCTGCGCGACCTCTACCTGCCGTTCGACGAGCGCCGCCCGTATGCCCTGCGCCGCCTGCGCGACCGCATCGAAGCCAACCTGTCCGGGCTGATGGGCCCGAGCGTGGCCCAGGACATGGTCGAGACCTTCCTGCCCTACAAGTCCGGTAACGAAAACTACGTTACCGAAGACATCCACTTCATCGAAAGCCGCCTGGAAGACTACCACTCGCGCCTGACCGGCCTTGCCGCCGAGCTCGACGCCCTGCGCCGCTACCACCGCCAGACCCTGCAAGAATTGCCGATGGGCGTCTGCTCGCTGGCCAAGGACCAGGAAATCCTGATGTGGAACAAGGCCATGGAGGAGCTCACCGGCATCCCCGCCAAGCGCGTGGTCGGCTCGCGCCTGACCACCATTGCCGACCCCTGGCGCGGCCTGCTGCTGGGCTTCATCAACGTGCCCGATGAACACCTGCATAAACAACGCCTGGGTCTGGATGGCCAGACCCGCTGGCTGAACCTGCACAAGGCAGCCATCGACGAGCCGCTGGCACCGGGTAACAGTGGCCTGGTGCTGCTGGTCGAAGACCTCACCGAAACCCAGGCCCTGGAAGACAAACTGGTGCACTCCGAGCGCCTGGCCAGCATCGGCCGCCTGGCCGCCGGGGTCGCCCACGAGATCGGCAACCCGGTTACCGGTATCGCCTGCCTTGCGCAGAACCTGCGCGAAGAGCGTGAAGAGGACGGCGAGATCACCGAACTGAGCAGCCAGATTCTGGAACAGACCAAGCGCATCTCGCGCATCGTCCAGTCGCTGATGAGCTTTGCCCATGCCGGCAGCCACCAGCACAGCGACGAGCCGGTGTGCCTGGCTGAAGTAGCCCAGGATGCCATCGGTCTGCTGGCCTTGAACCGGCGCAATTTCGAAGTACAGTTCTTCAACCTGTGCGACCCGGAGCACTGGGTCGAAGGCGATCCGCAACGCCTGGCCCAGGTGCTGATCAACCTGCTGTCCAACGCCCGTGACGCCTCCCCGCCCGGCAGCGCCGTACGGGTCAAGAGCGAAGCCAGCGAGCATACCGTCGACCTGATCGTCGAGGATGAAGGCAGCGGTATCCCGAAAAACATCATGGATCGTCTGTTCGAACCCTTCTTCACCACCAAGGACCCGGGCGAAGGCACCGGACTGGGGCTTGCTCTGGTCTATTCCATCGTGGAAGAGCATTATGGACAAATCACCATCGACAGCCCGGCCGATAGCCAGAGCCAACGCGGCACCCGGATCCGAGTGACCCTGCCGCGTCATGTCGTAGCGACGTCCGCTGTGAACTGA
- the gluQRS gene encoding tRNA glutamyl-Q(34) synthetase GluQRS, with product MNNPRYIGRFAPTPSGFLHFGSLVAALASWLDARAVGGTWLVRMEDIDPPREAPGAQAAILQTLESYGLEWDGEVVYQSQRHDAYAEVVERLFRQGLAYACTCSRKQLEGYNGIYPGLCRNAGHGRENAAIRVRVPELAYQFEDRVQGRYEQHLGREVGDFVIQRRDGLYAYQLAVVLDDAWQGVTDIVRGADLLDNTPRQLYLQELLGLSQPRYLHVPLIVQPDGHKLGKSYRSPPLAADQATPLLLRALRALGQKTEAGMEQGTPAEVLAHAASHWNPTALPRRLSVPEADLH from the coding sequence ATGAACAACCCTCGCTATATTGGGCGCTTCGCCCCTACGCCCAGTGGTTTCCTGCACTTCGGCTCGCTGGTCGCGGCCCTGGCCTCATGGCTGGACGCGCGTGCGGTTGGCGGTACCTGGCTGGTGCGCATGGAAGACATCGACCCGCCCCGCGAAGCCCCCGGTGCCCAGGCAGCGATCCTGCAAACCCTGGAAAGCTACGGCCTGGAATGGGACGGCGAGGTGGTCTATCAGAGCCAGCGCCACGATGCCTATGCAGAAGTGGTCGAGCGCCTGTTCCGCCAGGGCCTGGCCTATGCCTGCACCTGCTCGCGCAAACAGCTTGAAGGCTACAACGGCATCTACCCGGGCCTGTGCCGAAATGCCGGGCATGGCCGCGAAAATGCTGCCATCCGCGTGCGGGTGCCGGAGCTTGCCTATCAATTTGAAGATCGGGTTCAGGGGCGCTATGAACAGCACCTGGGCCGCGAGGTCGGCGACTTTGTCATCCAGCGTCGCGATGGCCTGTATGCCTATCAACTGGCGGTGGTGCTGGATGACGCCTGGCAAGGTGTAACCGATATCGTCCGCGGCGCCGACCTGCTGGACAACACCCCGCGCCAGCTGTACCTGCAGGAATTGCTCGGGTTGTCGCAACCGCGTTACCTGCATGTGCCATTGATCGTGCAGCCAGACGGGCACAAGCTGGGCAAGTCATATCGCTCGCCACCCCTGGCCGCTGACCAGGCCACGCCCCTGCTGCTGCGGGCCCTGCGCGCGCTGGGGCAAAAGACCGAAGCGGGCATGGAGCAAGGCACTCCGGCCGAAGTGCTGGCACATGCCGCATCGCACTGGAACCCAACGGCCCTGCCCCGGCGCCTGAGCGTGCCCGAGGCCGACCTGCACTGA
- the dksA gene encoding RNA polymerase-binding protein DksA: MSTQEKQQSQPVLVHGVEPYKETKGEEYMSKAMRDHFTKLLNGWKKELMVSVDQTVDHMKDEAANFPDPADRASQEEEFALELRNRDRERKLIKKIDKTLQLIVDEEYGWCEKCGVEIGLRRLEARPTADMCYDCKTLAEIKEKQVGKA; this comes from the coding sequence ATGTCCACCCAAGAAAAGCAACAAAGTCAGCCAGTTCTTGTTCATGGCGTCGAACCCTATAAAGAGACAAAGGGTGAGGAATACATGAGCAAAGCCATGCGCGACCACTTCACCAAGCTCCTCAATGGCTGGAAGAAAGAGCTGATGGTCAGCGTCGACCAGACCGTGGACCACATGAAGGATGAAGCGGCCAACTTCCCTGACCCGGCCGACCGTGCCAGCCAGGAAGAAGAATTCGCCCTGGAACTGCGCAACCGTGACCGTGAGCGCAAGCTGATCAAGAAAATCGACAAGACACTGCAACTGATCGTCGATGAAGAGTACGGCTGGTGCGAAAAGTGCGGCGTCGAAATCGGCCTGCGTCGCCTTGAGGCGCGCCCAACCGCCGACATGTGCTACGACTGCAAGACCTTGGCAGAAATCAAGGAAAAACAGGTCGGCAAAGCCTGA
- a CDS encoding pyridoxal phosphate-dependent aminotransferase has translation MAQPYSARSRAIEPFHVMALLARANELQASGCDVIHLEIGEPDFTTAAPIIEAGQAALAQGHTRYTAARGLPALREAIAGFYRQRYGLSIDPQRILITPGGSGALLLAASLLVDPGKHWLLADPGYPCNRHFLRLVEGAAQLVPVGPEANYQLTADLVERYWDQDTVGALVASPANPTGTVLDRDELAGLSAATRARNGHLVVDEIYHGLTYGMDAPSVLEVDDEAFVLNSFSKYFGMTGWRLGWLVAPPAAVPDLEKLAQNLYISAPSMAQHAALACFQPATLAILEERRAEFARRRDFLLPALRELGFKIAVEPQGAFYLYADISAFGGDAFAFCRHFLETEHVAFTPGLDFGRHQAGHHVRFAYTQSLPRLQEAVERIARGLRSWQG, from the coding sequence ATGGCCCAGCCCTACAGTGCGCGCAGCCGCGCCATCGAACCTTTCCACGTGATGGCCCTGCTGGCCCGCGCCAACGAGCTGCAGGCGAGCGGCTGCGACGTGATCCACCTGGAAATCGGCGAACCGGACTTCACTACCGCTGCGCCGATCATCGAGGCCGGCCAGGCCGCACTGGCCCAAGGGCATACCCGTTACACCGCTGCCCGCGGTCTGCCGGCGCTGCGTGAAGCGATTGCCGGGTTTTACCGGCAGCGCTACGGGCTGAGCATCGATCCGCAGCGTATCCTCATCACGCCGGGCGGCTCCGGTGCCTTGCTGCTGGCCGCAAGCCTGTTGGTCGACCCGGGCAAGCACTGGCTGCTGGCCGATCCGGGTTACCCGTGCAACCGGCATTTCCTGCGCCTGGTCGAAGGCGCTGCGCAACTGGTGCCGGTCGGCCCCGAGGCCAATTACCAACTGACCGCCGACCTGGTCGAGCGCTACTGGGACCAGGACACCGTTGGCGCCCTGGTGGCATCACCGGCCAACCCGACTGGTACCGTGCTTGACCGCGATGAACTGGCAGGCCTGTCCGCCGCCACCCGCGCGCGCAACGGCCATCTGGTCGTGGACGAGATCTACCACGGCCTGACCTACGGCATGGATGCACCGAGTGTGCTGGAAGTCGACGACGAAGCCTTCGTCCTTAATAGTTTTTCCAAGTATTTCGGCATGACCGGTTGGCGCCTGGGTTGGCTGGTCGCGCCACCGGCGGCAGTGCCTGACCTGGAAAAACTGGCACAGAACCTCTACATCAGCGCACCGAGCATGGCGCAGCATGCCGCCCTGGCGTGTTTCCAGCCCGCGACCCTGGCCATCCTCGAAGAGCGTCGGGCAGAATTCGCTCGCCGCCGTGACTTCCTGTTGCCCGCCCTGCGTGAACTGGGCTTCAAGATTGCTGTCGAGCCTCAGGGCGCGTTTTACCTGTACGCCGACATCAGCGCCTTTGGTGGCGATGCTTTCGCCTTCTGCCGGCACTTCCTCGAAACCGAACATGTGGCCTTCACCCCGGGCCTGGACTTCGGTCGTCACCAGGCCGGGCACCATGTGCGCTTTGCTTACACCCAGAGCTTGCCGCGCCTGCAGGAGGCGGTTGAGCGGATTGCCCGTGGACTACGGAGCTGGCAAGGCTGA
- the sfsA gene encoding DNA/RNA nuclease SfsA: MRFSPTLETARLLRRYKRFLADIELANGEQMTIHCPNTGSMFNCMVEGGQVWFSRSNDPKRKLPGTWEISETPQGRLACVNTGRANALVEEALRAGVISELAGFTGLKREVAYGEESSRVDFRLEFADGPAYVEVKSVTLGFDESTVAAFPDAVTQRGAKHLRELATLARQGVRAVQLYCVNLSGVEAVRPADEIDSAYADALRTAVADGVEVLAYGTRIDGEQIYIDRPLPVLLNR, translated from the coding sequence ATGCGTTTTTCTCCAACACTTGAAACCGCACGGTTGCTGCGTCGCTACAAGCGCTTCCTGGCCGACATCGAGCTGGCTAACGGCGAGCAAATGACTATCCATTGCCCCAACACCGGCTCGATGTTCAATTGCATGGTCGAGGGCGGCCAAGTCTGGTTCAGCCGCTCCAACGACCCTAAACGCAAGCTGCCCGGCACCTGGGAAATCAGTGAAACTCCACAGGGGCGCCTGGCCTGTGTCAACACCGGGCGGGCCAACGCCCTGGTAGAAGAAGCCTTGCGTGCCGGCGTCATCAGCGAGCTGGCCGGGTTCACCGGGCTCAAGCGCGAAGTGGCCTACGGCGAAGAGAGCAGCCGGGTGGATTTTCGCCTGGAGTTTGCCGACGGGCCGGCCTACGTCGAGGTCAAGAGTGTGACCTTGGGCTTTGATGAGTCGACGGTAGCCGCCTTCCCAGATGCAGTGACCCAGCGCGGTGCCAAGCATCTGCGTGAGCTGGCAACCCTGGCTCGCCAGGGTGTGCGCGCAGTGCAGCTATATTGCGTGAACCTGAGCGGTGTCGAAGCCGTACGCCCGGCCGACGAGATCGACAGTGCCTATGCCGATGCCTTACGCACGGCAGTAGCCGATGGCGTCGAAGTGCTTGCCTACGGCACACGCATTGACGGCGAACAGATTTACATCGATCGGCCGTTGCCGGTGTTGCTCAATCGATAA
- a CDS encoding Rieske (2Fe-2S) protein encodes MHFLCRSEHLGEGQSRGFSVDDLGIFAVRRAGTVYLYRNNCPHRGIPLNWEPDAFLDSSASLIACGRHGALFLIESGECVAGPCEGEQLTALDCREDSQGIWLID; translated from the coding sequence ATGCATTTTCTTTGTCGCTCCGAACACCTGGGCGAAGGCCAGAGCCGAGGCTTCAGTGTCGATGACCTGGGGATTTTCGCGGTTCGACGTGCGGGCACCGTCTACCTGTACCGCAATAACTGCCCCCACCGCGGTATCCCCCTGAACTGGGAGCCCGACGCCTTTCTCGACAGCAGCGCCAGCCTGATCGCCTGCGGGCGCCACGGCGCACTGTTTCTGATCGAATCCGGCGAATGCGTGGCAGGCCCCTGCGAGGGCGAGCAATTGACTGCCCTGGATTGTCGCGAAGACAGCCAGGGCATCTGGCTTATCGATTGA
- a CDS encoding heme/hemin ABC transporter substrate-binding protein → MRPRARLIALCAGLVFNTLAQADALPQRWVSAGGALSEWVTALGGEQKLVGVDTTSQHPQSLKALPSIGYQRQLSAEGVLSLRPDVLVGTEEMGPPPVLAQIRGAGVKVELLSSKADLGAVESNLQQLGRLLGHEQQARQLFADYRQQLDALQGKIKQLQTTQAAPGVILLVGHAGSKPMIAGKGTAGDWLLKQAGARNLADNEGYKNFSVEALAALDPDVLVFADRSLSGDQALQALLKENPALNASRAARNKRLIELDPTLLVGGLGPRLPATLQSLSQAFYPTAQ, encoded by the coding sequence ATGCGCCCACGTGCCCGCCTGATCGCCCTGTGTGCCGGTCTTGTGTTCAACACCCTGGCCCAGGCCGACGCCTTGCCGCAGCGCTGGGTCAGCGCAGGTGGCGCCTTGAGCGAGTGGGTGACGGCGCTGGGCGGCGAGCAGAAGCTGGTCGGGGTCGATACCACCAGCCAGCATCCGCAATCGCTCAAGGCGTTGCCGAGCATCGGTTATCAGCGCCAACTGTCCGCCGAAGGCGTGCTGAGCCTGCGCCCGGATGTACTGGTGGGCACTGAAGAAATGGGCCCGCCGCCGGTGCTCGCGCAAATCCGTGGCGCCGGGGTCAAGGTCGAACTGCTTTCCAGCAAGGCCGACCTGGGTGCCGTCGAGAGCAACCTGCAGCAACTGGGACGTTTACTCGGCCACGAACAACAGGCCCGGCAATTGTTCGCCGACTACCGCCAGCAACTCGATGCCCTGCAGGGCAAGATCAAGCAACTGCAAACCACCCAGGCCGCACCAGGGGTTATCCTGCTGGTCGGCCATGCCGGCTCCAAACCGATGATCGCCGGCAAAGGCACCGCCGGCGACTGGCTGCTCAAACAGGCCGGTGCGCGCAACCTGGCGGATAACGAGGGCTACAAGAACTTCTCCGTGGAGGCCTTGGCGGCCCTCGACCCCGATGTGCTGGTATTCGCCGACCGCAGCCTCAGCGGTGACCAGGCCTTGCAGGCACTGCTCAAGGAAAACCCGGCCCTGAATGCTTCGCGCGCCGCACGCAACAAGCGCCTGATCGAGCTGGACCCGACCCTGCTAGTCGGTGGTCTCGGTCCGCGCCTGCCCGCTACCTTGCAGAGCCTTTCCCAAGCCTTCTACCCGACTGCGCAATGA
- a CDS encoding FecCD family ABC transporter permease — protein MLAIWLSLALGPVSLPLIDTLRAGARLLGLPVAGEGLEQAELILGQIRLPRTLLGLAVGAVLALSGVAMQGLFRNPLADPGLVGVSAGAALGAAVAIVGGSWVGGIPEAFAPYLLSLCAFLGGLGVTALVYRLGRRDGQTNVATMLLAGIALTALAGAAVGLFTYLADDATLRTLTFWNLGSLNGASYQRLWPLVLVAVLVSLWLPRRAQALNALLLGESEARHLGIEVEKLKRELVFCTALGVGAAVAAAGLIGFIGLVVPHLVRLLAGPDHRVLLPASLLAGASLLLFADLIARLALAPAELPIGIVTAFIGAPFFLYLLLRGRT, from the coding sequence CTGCTGGCGATCTGGTTGTCGCTGGCGCTGGGGCCGGTCAGCCTGCCCCTGATCGACACCCTGCGCGCCGGGGCACGGCTGCTCGGGCTGCCGGTGGCCGGGGAAGGGCTGGAGCAGGCCGAGCTGATCCTCGGCCAGATTCGCTTGCCACGTACGCTGCTGGGGCTGGCCGTGGGCGCCGTGCTGGCGTTGTCCGGGGTGGCCATGCAGGGGCTGTTTCGCAATCCACTGGCAGACCCTGGCCTGGTCGGTGTTTCCGCTGGCGCCGCACTCGGTGCGGCGGTGGCGATTGTCGGCGGCTCATGGGTGGGTGGCATTCCCGAGGCATTTGCCCCCTATCTGTTATCCCTGTGTGCGTTTCTCGGTGGCCTGGGGGTGACCGCGCTGGTGTACCGCCTGGGCCGGCGCGATGGCCAGACCAATGTGGCGACCATGCTCCTTGCCGGTATCGCCTTGACCGCCCTGGCGGGTGCGGCGGTGGGGCTGTTCACTTACCTGGCCGATGACGCCACCTTGCGCACCCTGACGTTCTGGAACCTGGGTAGCCTCAACGGCGCCAGTTATCAGCGGCTGTGGCCGCTGGTGCTGGTCGCCGTGCTGGTCTCGTTATGGTTGCCGCGCCGGGCCCAGGCCTTGAATGCCTTGTTGCTGGGCGAATCCGAAGCCCGGCATTTGGGCATTGAGGTCGAGAAGCTCAAGCGCGAACTGGTGTTCTGTACCGCATTGGGAGTTGGCGCGGCAGTCGCGGCGGCGGGGCTGATCGGCTTCATCGGCCTGGTGGTGCCGCATCTGGTGCGCTTGCTGGCCGGGCCTGATCACCGCGTGCTGCTACCGGCATCGCTGTTGGCCGGCGCTTCGCTGCTGCTGTTTGCCGACCTGATCGCCCGTTTGGCGCTGGCGCCTGCGGAGTTGCCGATCGGTATCGTTACCGCATTCATCGGTGCGCCGTTCTTCCTCTACCTGCTGTTGCGAGGGCGTACCTGA
- a CDS encoding heme ABC transporter ATP-binding protein, with translation MLQVENLSLRRGANQVLSDISLALQPGQVLGVLGPNGAGKSSLLGVMCGELNASQGRVTLDDRGLGDWPGQQRAQRLAVLPQVSSLGFAFKVEEVVGMGRLPHNSGLERDQQIIDAALQAADASHLVGRSYLALSGGERQRVHLARVLAQLWPGEDGRILLLDEPTSMLDPLHQHTTLQAVRAFADRGAAVMVILHDLNLAARYCDRILLLEQGRAHALDTPQQVLRPESLKAVFGIDVLVQPHPERGHPLIIAR, from the coding sequence ATGCTGCAAGTCGAGAACCTATCCCTGCGCCGAGGGGCGAATCAGGTCCTGAGCGATATCAGCCTGGCGCTGCAACCCGGCCAGGTGCTGGGCGTATTGGGCCCCAACGGCGCCGGCAAAAGCAGTCTGCTCGGGGTAATGTGCGGCGAACTGAACGCCAGCCAGGGGCGGGTGACCCTGGATGACCGTGGCCTTGGTGATTGGCCCGGCCAGCAGCGTGCCCAACGCCTGGCGGTGTTGCCGCAGGTGTCGAGCCTGGGTTTTGCCTTCAAGGTCGAGGAGGTGGTCGGTATGGGCCGTTTGCCGCACAACAGCGGTCTTGAGCGTGACCAGCAGATCATCGACGCGGCTTTGCAGGCGGCGGATGCCAGCCATCTGGTCGGGCGTAGCTACCTGGCACTCTCCGGTGGCGAGCGTCAGCGCGTGCACCTGGCGCGGGTACTGGCGCAGCTGTGGCCAGGGGAGGACGGGCGAATCCTGCTGCTCGATGAGCCGACGTCGATGCTCGACCCGCTGCACCAGCACACCACCTTGCAGGCGGTGCGCGCGTTTGCCGATCGCGGTGCGGCGGTGATGGTTATCCTTCATGACTTGAATCTGGCAGCGCGCTACTGTGACCGGATCCTGCTGCTCGAACAGGGCCGCGCCCATGCGTTGGATACCCCGCAACAGGTGCTACGCCCGGAATCGCTCAAGGCAGTGTTTGGCATTGATGTGCTGGTGCAGCCTCATCCCGAGCGCGGGCACCCGCTGATCATCGCTCGTTGA
- a CDS encoding TfoX/Sxy family protein, protein MNDELQHLKNLGKTSAQWLHAVGIHSASDLRRLGAVNAYKAVRTRGFRASKVLLYAIEGALLDVHWNDIPAERKEALNQQLDGKTAAQKNNREY, encoded by the coding sequence ATGAACGATGAACTCCAGCATCTGAAAAACCTTGGCAAGACTTCTGCGCAGTGGCTGCACGCGGTCGGCATCCACAGCGCTTCGGATCTACGCCGGCTGGGTGCGGTCAATGCCTACAAAGCCGTGCGCACCCGTGGTTTCCGGGCCTCGAAGGTGCTGCTCTACGCGATTGAAGGTGCCTTGCTCGATGTGCATTGGAATGACATTCCGGCCGAACGCAAGGAAGCCCTGAACCAGCAACTCGACGGCAAAACTGCCGCACAGAAAAATAATCGGGAATATTGA
- a CDS encoding pentapeptide repeat-containing protein encodes MNQPRQLDSALYALVHDEQIASFNREKPKDGTVDFRGGDFRGLDLRELDTTGIDFSDAYFRASDLRGLDLRHNGLEGASLAHAQISGTYFPSELSADEILMSVNFGTRLRYRTR; translated from the coding sequence ATGAATCAGCCACGGCAACTGGACAGCGCGCTGTATGCGTTGGTGCATGACGAACAGATCGCCAGCTTCAATCGCGAGAAACCCAAGGACGGCACCGTCGACTTTCGTGGCGGGGATTTCCGCGGGCTCGACCTGCGCGAGCTGGACACCACCGGTATCGACTTCAGCGATGCCTACTTCCGTGCCTCCGACCTGCGCGGCCTGGACCTGCGCCACAACGGCCTGGAAGGCGCCAGCCTTGCCCATGCGCAGATTTCCGGCACCTACTTCCCCAGCGAACTGAGCGCCGACGAGATCCTCATGTCGGTCAATTTCGGCACCCGCCTGCGCTACCGCACACGCTGA